A genomic region of Mycobacterium sp. Aquia_213 contains the following coding sequences:
- the dapE gene encoding succinyl-diaminopimelate desuccinylase: MLDLHGDPIELTAALVDIPSESRAEARIADEVEAALRAQTSGFEIVRNGNAVLARTQRNLPSRVLLAGHLDTVPVAENLPSHRSAGAAGDVLHGCGTSDMKSGDAVFLHLAATVAEPSHDLTLVLYDCEEIDAAANGLGRIERELPDWLTADVAILGEPTAGYIEAGCQGTLRVVVSATGTRAHSARSWLGDNAIHKLGTVLDRLARYQARTVDIDGCEYREGLSAVRVDGGVAGNVIPDAASVTVNYRFAPDRSLTEALQHVHDVLDGIDVQIEQTDGAAGALPGLSQPAAKALVEAAGGQVRAKYGWTDVSRFAALGIPAVNFGPGDPNLAHTRDERVPVAAITAAVQMLRPYLGG, translated from the coding sequence GTGCTGGACTTGCATGGCGATCCGATCGAGTTGACCGCGGCGCTGGTCGACATCCCCAGCGAGTCGCGAGCCGAAGCGCGCATCGCCGACGAGGTCGAGGCCGCGCTGCGCGCGCAGACGTCCGGCTTCGAGATCGTGCGCAACGGCAATGCCGTGCTGGCGCGCACCCAGCGAAACCTGCCGTCGCGGGTGCTGCTGGCCGGTCATCTCGACACCGTCCCGGTCGCCGAAAACCTGCCCAGCCATCGCAGTGCCGGCGCAGCAGGCGACGTGCTGCATGGTTGCGGCACCTCGGACATGAAATCCGGCGACGCCGTCTTTCTGCATCTGGCCGCCACGGTGGCCGAGCCGTCGCACGACCTGACGCTGGTGCTCTACGACTGCGAGGAAATCGACGCTGCGGCAAACGGTTTGGGCCGCATCGAGCGCGAGTTGCCGGACTGGTTGACCGCCGACGTCGCGATCCTCGGCGAGCCCACCGCGGGTTACATCGAGGCCGGTTGCCAGGGCACGCTGCGAGTCGTGGTCAGCGCCACCGGAACCCGCGCGCATTCGGCGCGTTCCTGGTTGGGCGACAACGCAATTCACAAACTGGGTACCGTGCTGGATCGGTTGGCCCGGTACCAGGCGCGCACCGTCGACATCGACGGCTGCGAGTACCGCGAAGGCTTGTCGGCCGTGCGGGTCGACGGCGGCGTAGCCGGCAATGTCATTCCCGACGCCGCCTCGGTGACCGTCAATTACCGCTTCGCGCCGGACCGCTCGCTGACCGAGGCGCTGCAACACGTGCACGACGTGTTGGACGGGATCGACGTCCAGATCGAGCAGACCGACGGCGCGGCGGGTGCGCTCCCCGGCCTGTCGCAGCCGGCCGCCAAGGCGCTGGTCGAGGCCGCCGGCGGACAGGTGCGGGCCAAATACGGCTGGACGGATGTGTCCCGATTCGCCGCACTCGGCATCCCGGCGGTCAACTTCGGGCCCGGTGACCCCAACCTGGCGCACACCCGCGACGAGCGGGTGCCCGTCGCCGCGATCACCGCCGCGGTGCAGATGCTGCGGCCCTACCTGGGCGGCTAA
- a CDS encoding AAA family ATPase yields MPIRWNVPQHASTLEQLDSALSDGARRGAVVLGPDGIGKSTLARLAAEQFSSRNPGTFIRWVTGTPTERVVPFGAFSHIVDIADIGKPAALLRAARASLSRDRQGDLLLIVDDAHDLDILSATLVYQLALAGTARMIVTARADAAPEAIAALWTDGLLERIDVDAPGEATSAAEVDTFIAELPEAARAVLDYLAVEEPLSLADLTVLAGDGAVSEAQDWGAAETRVRDEHTEDPVVYTAHPLFSERARTALGADGARRRRTALVELRSRHRSDHLSDRLRLASLALDSDAPQPVAEVVDAAQQALRLGDLTLGERLARSALQRCEDSQALAARLPLANSLAFQGRGREAEELLAAVDSAALSEEDLMTWTLLRAANQFFMLSEPERATAFLLTIRNRVPDVGPRLTLDALSATFAMNAGNIEGAVEIAHRVLDSPAADDQAVAWAASAATLCSARQGRFADVEPLAQRALGAEHPGLLRFTVGLGETTTLLMAGRVQTATELAQQFTDFAELQQPGRAIGEVLLAHTLIAAGRFAEAAALLGPAAAALERTGYSWGPLSLMLLATALAQQGDIAAAAKALSRAESRHGTKSALFSPELGVARAWRLAAERDSHGAIAAARDAARMAERRGQSAVALRVWHEAVRLGDIRAVDPLARLCDEVDCVAGQLALAHAKALATNDDAALRAVAEQLTAVGMHAAAANAAAQAQQCA; encoded by the coding sequence GTGCCGATTCGATGGAACGTCCCGCAGCACGCGTCCACGTTGGAACAGCTGGATTCAGCCCTGAGTGACGGGGCACGACGCGGCGCGGTGGTGCTCGGACCCGACGGCATCGGCAAGTCCACCCTGGCGCGGCTGGCCGCCGAACAGTTCTCCAGCCGCAACCCGGGCACATTCATCCGCTGGGTCACCGGCACCCCGACCGAGCGGGTGGTCCCGTTCGGCGCCTTCAGCCACATCGTGGACATTGCCGATATCGGCAAGCCGGCCGCGCTGTTGCGGGCGGCCCGGGCATCGCTGAGCCGAGACCGGCAGGGCGATTTGCTGCTGATCGTCGACGACGCCCACGACCTGGACATCCTGTCGGCCACCCTCGTCTACCAGTTGGCGCTGGCCGGGACCGCCCGGATGATCGTCACCGCCCGCGCGGACGCCGCACCCGAAGCCATCGCGGCGCTGTGGACCGACGGTCTGCTGGAACGGATCGACGTCGACGCGCCCGGCGAGGCGACCAGCGCGGCCGAGGTCGACACCTTCATCGCCGAGCTGCCCGAGGCGGCCCGGGCGGTGCTCGACTACCTCGCCGTCGAAGAGCCGCTGTCGCTGGCCGATCTCACCGTGCTGGCCGGCGACGGCGCGGTCAGCGAGGCGCAGGACTGGGGTGCGGCGGAAACCCGGGTGCGCGACGAGCACACCGAAGATCCGGTGGTGTACACCGCCCACCCGCTGTTCTCCGAACGCGCGCGGACCGCGCTGGGCGCCGACGGTGCCCGACGGCGGCGCACCGCATTGGTCGAGCTGCGGTCCCGACATCGTTCGGATCACCTCAGCGACCGGCTGCGGCTGGCCTCGCTGGCGCTGGACAGCGACGCCCCGCAGCCGGTGGCCGAGGTCGTCGACGCGGCGCAGCAGGCGCTGCGGCTGGGGGATCTCACGCTGGGCGAGCGACTGGCCCGCTCCGCGCTGCAGCGCTGCGAGGACTCCCAGGCACTCGCGGCGCGGCTGCCGCTGGCGAATTCGCTGGCGTTTCAGGGCCGCGGCAGAGAGGCAGAGGAGCTGCTGGCCGCGGTCGACTCCGCCGCGTTGTCCGAAGAAGACCTGATGACCTGGACCCTGCTGCGGGCGGCCAATCAGTTCTTCATGCTCAGCGAGCCGGAGCGGGCCACCGCATTCCTGCTGACCATCCGCAATCGCGTCCCCGACGTCGGCCCGCGGCTCACGCTCGACGCGCTGAGCGCAACGTTTGCGATGAACGCCGGCAACATCGAGGGTGCCGTCGAGATCGCGCATCGGGTGCTGGATTCACCGGCCGCCGACGACCAGGCGGTGGCCTGGGCGGCCAGCGCGGCCACGCTGTGTTCGGCGCGTCAAGGCCGGTTCGCCGACGTCGAGCCGCTGGCGCAGCGTGCCCTGGGCGCCGAGCACCCCGGACTGCTGCGGTTCACGGTTGGGCTGGGCGAGACGACGACCCTGCTGATGGCGGGCCGGGTGCAGACGGCGACCGAATTGGCGCAGCAGTTCACCGATTTCGCCGAATTGCAGCAGCCGGGCCGGGCGATCGGCGAGGTGCTGCTGGCGCACACGCTGATCGCCGCCGGCCGATTCGCCGAGGCCGCGGCACTGCTGGGCCCGGCCGCCGCCGCGCTGGAACGCACCGGCTATTCGTGGGGCCCGCTGTCGCTGATGCTGCTGGCCACCGCGCTGGCCCAGCAGGGCGACATCGCCGCGGCCGCAAAAGCCTTGAGCAGAGCCGAATCTCGGCATGGAACGAAGTCGGCTCTGTTCAGCCCCGAGCTCGGGGTGGCCCGAGCCTGGCGGCTGGCCGCCGAACGCGACTCGCACGGGGCGATCGCCGCGGCCCGCGACGCGGCCCGGATGGCCGAACGGCGCGGGCAGTCGGCCGTGGCGCTGCGGGTCTGGCACGAGGCCGTCCGCCTCGGCGATATCCGCGCGGTGGATCCGCTGGCCCGGCTGTGCGACGAGGTCGACTGCGTGGCGGGGCAGCTCGCGCTGGCGCATGCCAAAGCGCTGGCGACCAACGACGACGCCGCGCTGCGCGCGGTGGCCGAGCAGCTGACGGCCGTTGGTATGCATGCGGCGGCCGCCAATGCCGCCGCGCAGGCGCAGCAGTGCGCTTAG
- a CDS encoding TIGR00730 family Rossman fold protein, translating into MRPDGDTSSEWAVCVYCASGPTHPELLDLASELGEAIAERGWTLVWGGGNLSAMGAVASAARARGGQTVGVIPQQLMRRELADKDAGELIVTDTMRDRKRIMEDRSNAFIVLPGGIGTLDELFEAWTTGYLGMHDKPVVMLDTWGHYEGLLVWLNDLLDRGYISQVAMDALVLVDKVNAAIEACAPV; encoded by the coding sequence ATGCGCCCCGACGGCGATACCTCAAGCGAATGGGCGGTCTGCGTTTACTGTGCGTCCGGCCCGACGCACCCCGAATTGCTTGATCTGGCCAGCGAACTCGGCGAAGCGATCGCCGAACGCGGCTGGACCCTGGTGTGGGGCGGCGGCAACCTTTCGGCGATGGGCGCGGTGGCCAGTGCGGCACGCGCCCGCGGCGGGCAGACCGTCGGGGTGATCCCGCAACAGCTGATGCGCCGCGAGCTTGCCGACAAGGACGCCGGCGAGCTGATCGTCACTGACACGATGCGCGACCGGAAGCGGATCATGGAGGACCGCTCCAATGCATTCATCGTGTTGCCGGGCGGGATCGGCACGCTCGACGAGCTGTTCGAGGCGTGGACGACGGGCTATCTGGGTATGCACGACAAACCGGTGGTGATGCTGGATACCTGGGGTCACTACGAGGGCTTGTTGGTGTGGTTGAACGACTTGCTTGACCGCGGGTACATCTCGCAGGTGGCGATGGATGCGCTGGTGCTGGTCGATAAGGTGAATGCCGCAATCGAGGCGTGTGCCCCTGTCTGA
- the fadD6 gene encoding long-chain-acyl-CoA synthetase FadD6 — MSDHGGGARGRIGLTDIASGLPSVLADMPVIVRGALTGLLAQPGSHKSIGSVFQDRAARYGHKVFLRFGDQQLTYREANAAANRYAAVLAARGVGHGDVVAIMLRNSPNTVLAMLATVKCGAVAGMLNYHQRGEVLAHSLGLLDAKVLIAETDLVSAVAESGSVGTANTLTIEDLERFAVGAAATNPHSVAAVQARDTAFYIFTSGTTGFPKASVMTHLRWLKALAAFGGLGLRLKSSDTLYSCLPLYHNNALTVALSSVINSGATLALGKSFSASRFWDEVIDSQATAFIYIGEICRYLLNQPPKDTDRKHKVRLIAGNGLRPEIWKEFTKRFGISRVCEFYASSEGNTAFINIFNVPGSTGFAPLPLVYVAYDPDTGEPLRDANGRVSKVPAGEPGLLLSPVNRLQPFDGYTDKGSSEKKLVRNAFRDGDCYFNSGDVMSPQGMRHAAFVDRLGDTFRWKGENVATTQVEAALASDKSVEECTVFGVEVPDTGGRAGMAAVQLREGAEFDGKALARAVYGQLPAYALPLFVRVVKTLEHTTTFKSRKVELREQAYGPDVKDPLYVLAGRDDGYVPYYDAYPDEVAAGKRPQG; from the coding sequence GTGTCCGATCACGGCGGGGGAGCACGCGGACGGATCGGCCTGACCGACATCGCGTCAGGGCTGCCGAGCGTACTGGCCGACATGCCGGTGATCGTCCGCGGCGCGCTGACCGGGCTGTTGGCCCAGCCGGGCTCCCACAAGTCGATCGGCAGTGTGTTCCAGGACCGTGCCGCTCGCTACGGCCACAAGGTCTTCCTGCGCTTCGGCGACCAGCAGCTGACCTACCGCGAGGCCAACGCGGCCGCCAACCGCTACGCCGCCGTCTTGGCCGCGCGCGGTGTCGGCCACGGCGACGTCGTCGCGATCATGCTGCGTAACTCGCCCAACACGGTGCTGGCGATGCTGGCCACCGTCAAATGCGGGGCAGTCGCCGGCATGCTCAACTACCACCAGCGCGGCGAGGTGCTCGCGCACAGCCTGGGCCTGCTGGACGCCAAGGTGCTGATTGCGGAGACCGACCTGGTCAGCGCGGTCGCCGAGTCCGGTTCCGTGGGCACCGCCAACACCCTGACCATCGAAGACCTGGAGCGCTTCGCCGTCGGCGCGGCGGCCACCAACCCGCATTCGGTGGCAGCCGTACAGGCCCGCGACACCGCCTTCTACATCTTCACGTCGGGCACCACCGGGTTCCCCAAGGCCAGCGTGATGACGCATCTGCGGTGGCTCAAGGCCCTGGCGGCGTTCGGCGGACTCGGGTTGCGGCTGAAGAGCTCCGACACCCTGTACAGCTGCTTGCCGCTGTACCACAACAACGCGCTGACGGTGGCGCTGTCGTCGGTGATCAACTCCGGGGCGACGCTGGCGCTGGGCAAGTCGTTTTCGGCCTCCCGGTTCTGGGACGAGGTCATCGACAGCCAGGCCACGGCGTTCATCTACATCGGCGAGATCTGCCGCTATCTGCTCAACCAGCCGCCCAAGGACACCGACCGCAAACACAAGGTGCGCCTGATCGCCGGCAACGGACTGCGCCCGGAGATCTGGAAGGAATTCACCAAGCGCTTCGGCATCTCGCGGGTGTGTGAGTTCTACGCCTCCAGCGAGGGCAACACGGCCTTCATCAACATCTTCAACGTGCCCGGGTCGACCGGCTTCGCGCCGCTGCCGCTGGTGTACGTCGCGTACGACCCCGACACCGGGGAGCCGCTGCGCGACGCTAACGGCCGGGTGAGCAAGGTACCGGCCGGCGAGCCCGGCCTGTTGCTCAGCCCGGTCAACCGGCTGCAGCCGTTCGACGGGTACACCGACAAGGGGTCGAGCGAAAAGAAGTTGGTGCGCAACGCTTTCCGCGACGGCGACTGCTATTTCAATTCCGGCGACGTGATGAGCCCGCAGGGCATGCGGCACGCCGCGTTCGTGGATCGGCTCGGCGACACCTTCCGCTGGAAGGGCGAGAACGTCGCCACCACCCAGGTCGAGGCGGCGCTGGCGTCGGACAAGAGCGTCGAGGAGTGCACCGTCTTCGGCGTCGAGGTGCCGGACACCGGCGGGCGCGCCGGGATGGCCGCGGTGCAGTTGCGCGAGGGCGCGGAGTTCGACGGCAAGGCCCTGGCCCGCGCGGTGTACGGGCAGCTGCCGGCGTACGCGCTGCCGCTGTTCGTGCGGGTGGTCAAGACGCTGGAGCACACCACGACGTTCAAGAGCCGCAAGGTGGAGCTGCGCGAGCAGGCCTACGGGCCCGACGTGAAGGACCCGTTGTACGTCCTGGCCGGCCGCGACGACGGTTACGTGCCGTACTACGACGCGTACCCGGACGAGGTCGCGGCGGGGAAGCGACCGCAAGGCTGA
- the folP gene encoding dihydropteroate synthase, translating to MAIINRTPDSFFDKGATFSDEAARTAVHRAVADGADLIDVGGVKAGPGEHVDANMEIARLVPFIEWLRGAYPDQLISVDTWRSEVARLACAAGADVINDTWAGVDPALPEVAAELGVGLVCSHTGGARPRTRPFRVSFGTTTRGVVDDVIRQVTGAAERAVAAGVAPDRVLIDPTHDMGKNTFHGLVLLRHVGELVNTGWPVLMALSNKDFVGETLGVELTERLEGTLAATALAAAAGVRVFRVHQVAATRRVLEMVASIQGTRAPARTVRGLA from the coding sequence ATGGCGATCATCAACCGCACCCCGGACTCGTTCTTCGACAAGGGTGCGACCTTCAGCGACGAGGCGGCCAGGACCGCCGTCCACCGGGCCGTCGCCGACGGTGCCGACCTGATCGACGTGGGCGGCGTCAAGGCGGGCCCGGGCGAGCACGTCGACGCGAACATGGAGATCGCCCGGCTGGTGCCGTTCATCGAATGGCTGCGTGGCGCCTATCCCGACCAGCTGATCAGCGTCGACACCTGGCGCTCCGAAGTGGCCAGACTGGCCTGCGCGGCGGGCGCGGACGTGATCAACGACACCTGGGCCGGCGTCGACCCGGCCTTGCCGGAGGTCGCCGCGGAGCTCGGCGTGGGCCTGGTGTGTTCGCACACCGGCGGCGCGCGGCCGCGCACGCGGCCGTTCCGGGTGAGCTTCGGGACAACGACCCGCGGCGTGGTCGACGACGTGATTCGTCAGGTCACCGGGGCCGCCGAGCGCGCGGTCGCGGCCGGAGTGGCCCCCGACCGGGTGTTGATCGACCCGACGCATGACATGGGCAAGAACACCTTCCACGGGTTGGTTCTGTTGCGCCACGTGGGCGAACTTGTTAATACCGGATGGCCCGTGCTGATGGCTTTGAGCAACAAGGACTTCGTCGGGGAGACTCTGGGGGTGGAATTGACCGAACGGCTTGAGGGGACGCTGGCGGCGACCGCGCTGGCGGCGGCCGCCGGGGTGCGCGTGTTTCGGGTGCATCAGGTCGCGGCGACCCGACGGGTGCTGGAAATGGTCGCCTCGATCCAGGGCACCCGCGCGCCGGCGCGCACGGTGAGGGGACTGGCATGA
- a CDS encoding glucosyl-3-phosphoglycerate synthase, with the protein MTASELVAGDLAAGAVAARPGDVWLSSRSSSRPGRTLAQLEAAKAGRTISVVLPALDEEATIASVVDSISPLVDGLVDELIVLDSGSTDETEIRAIAAGARVISREQALPEVATRSGKGEALWRSLAVTSGDIVVFIDSDLVDPHPMFVPWLVDPLLTDDGVHLVKSFYRRPLLVREADGVEDEDGSAQSTGGGRVTELAARPLLAALRPELGCILQPLGGEYAASRELLSSLPFAPGYGVEIGLLIDTFDRLGLDAIAQVNLGVRAHRNRPLAELGAMSRQVIATLLSRCGVPDSGAGLTQFFADGEGYTQHTWPVSLDDRPPMNGVRPR; encoded by the coding sequence ATGACGGCATCGGAGTTGGTGGCCGGCGATCTCGCCGCCGGGGCCGTCGCGGCCCGGCCGGGCGACGTCTGGCTGTCCAGCCGCAGCTCGAGTCGTCCCGGCCGGACGCTGGCGCAACTGGAAGCGGCGAAGGCGGGGCGCACGATCTCGGTGGTGCTGCCGGCGCTCGACGAGGAAGCAACCATCGCCTCGGTGGTCGACAGCATTTCACCGCTGGTCGACGGGTTGGTCGACGAGCTGATCGTGCTGGACTCCGGCTCGACGGACGAGACCGAGATCCGCGCGATTGCCGCCGGCGCCCGCGTGATCAGCAGGGAACAGGCGCTGCCCGAGGTTGCGACCCGGTCCGGCAAGGGCGAGGCGTTGTGGCGCTCGCTCGCCGTGACCAGCGGCGACATCGTCGTTTTCATCGATTCCGACCTGGTCGACCCGCACCCGATGTTCGTGCCCTGGTTGGTTGACCCGCTGCTTACCGACGACGGCGTTCACCTGGTCAAGAGCTTCTACCGGCGGCCCCTGCTGGTCCGCGAGGCCGACGGTGTCGAAGACGAGGATGGCAGTGCGCAGTCCACCGGTGGGGGGCGGGTGACCGAGCTGGCCGCCCGGCCGTTGCTGGCGGCGCTGCGGCCCGAGCTGGGCTGCATATTGCAGCCGCTGGGCGGCGAATACGCGGCCAGCCGGGAACTGCTGAGTTCGCTGCCGTTCGCGCCGGGCTACGGCGTGGAGATCGGCCTGCTGATCGACACCTTCGACCGGTTGGGCCTGGACGCGATCGCCCAGGTCAATCTGGGTGTGCGGGCGCACCGCAACCGGCCGCTGGCCGAGCTGGGCGCGATGAGCCGCCAGGTGATCGCGACCCTGCTCTCGCGCTGCGGCGTACCCGACTCCGGGGCTGGGTTGACCCAGTTCTTCGCCGACGGCGAGGGCTACACCCAGCACACCTGGCCGGTGTCGCTGGACGACCGGCCGCCGATGAACGGGGTTAGGCCCCGATAG
- a CDS encoding DivIVA domain-containing protein — protein sequence MALVLLYIVVLVLVAIVLFGAASLLFGRGEQLPPLPRGTTATVLPAYGVTGTDVDAVKFTQVLRGYKTSEVDWVLDRLARELEALRGQLAAVNAAGKDADTADVGNGEDAPGEDPA from the coding sequence GTGGCGTTGGTCTTGCTGTACATCGTGGTGTTGGTGCTGGTGGCGATCGTGCTGTTCGGCGCGGCGAGCCTGCTGTTCGGGCGGGGTGAGCAGTTGCCGCCCCTGCCGCGGGGGACGACGGCGACGGTGCTGCCCGCCTACGGCGTCACGGGCACCGACGTCGACGCGGTCAAGTTCACCCAGGTGTTGCGCGGCTACAAGACCAGCGAGGTGGACTGGGTGCTGGACCGGCTGGCGCGCGAGCTCGAGGCGTTGCGGGGTCAGCTGGCGGCGGTCAACGCGGCCGGAAAGGACGCGGACACCGCCGACGTGGGCAACGGCGAGGACGCCCCGGGCGAGGATCCGGCGTGA
- a CDS encoding DNA-3-methyladenine glycosylase I, whose amino-acid sequence MTDDGLIRCGWAVGQPGPDFDLYRDYHDEEWGRPLRGRVALFERMSLEAFQSGLSWLTILRKRENFRRAFSGFDIEKVARFTDADVQRLMADAGIVRNRAKIDATIANARAAAEMGTSEDLSDLLWSFAPPSRPRPADGSEIPSATDESKAMAKELKRRGFRFVGPTTAYALMQATGMVDDHVRDCWVPSPR is encoded by the coding sequence GTGACCGATGACGGGCTGATTCGCTGCGGCTGGGCGGTGGGCCAGCCCGGGCCCGACTTCGACCTGTACCGCGACTATCACGACGAGGAGTGGGGCCGCCCGCTGCGCGGCCGGGTGGCGCTGTTCGAGCGGATGAGCCTGGAGGCCTTTCAGAGCGGCCTGTCCTGGTTGACGATCCTGCGCAAACGGGAGAATTTCCGGCGGGCCTTCTCCGGGTTCGACATCGAAAAGGTGGCGCGCTTTACCGACGCCGATGTGCAACGGCTGATGGCCGACGCCGGCATCGTCCGCAACCGGGCCAAGATCGACGCGACGATTGCCAACGCGCGCGCGGCGGCGGAAATGGGAACGTCGGAAGATCTGTCCGACCTGCTGTGGTCGTTCGCGCCGCCGTCGCGGCCCCGTCCCGCCGACGGATCCGAAATCCCTTCCGCTACCGACGAATCCAAGGCCATGGCGAAGGAACTTAAACGGCGCGGATTTCGCTTCGTGGGCCCCACTACCGCGTATGCGCTGATGCAGGCGACCGGGATGGTCGACGACCACGTCCGTGATTGCTGGGTCCCCTCGCCTCGATGA
- a CDS encoding DUF3117 domain-containing protein, producing the protein MAAMKPRTGDGPLEATKEGRGIVMRVPLEGGGRLVVELTPDEAAALGDELKGVTS; encoded by the coding sequence ATGGCGGCGATGAAGCCCCGGACCGGAGACGGTCCTCTGGAAGCAACTAAGGAGGGGCGCGGCATCGTAATGCGGGTACCACTTGAAGGTGGTGGCCGTCTCGTCGTCGAGTTGACACCCGACGAAGCCGCCGCCCTGGGCGACGAACTCAAAGGCGTCACCAGCTAG